The following are from one region of the Staphylococcus argenteus genome:
- the hisA gene encoding 1-(5-phosphoribosyl)-5-((5-phosphoribosylamino)methylideneamino)imidazole-4-carboxamide isomerase, with amino-acid sequence MIELWPAIDLIESTSVRLTEGKYDSEEKMSRSAEESIAYYSQFECVNRIHIVDLIGAKAQHAREFDYIKSLRRLTTKDIEVGGGIRTKAQIMDYFAAGINYCIVGTKGIQDTEWLIEMAHTFPGRIYLSVDAYGEDIKVNGWEEDTELNLFSFVKQLSDIPLGGIIYTDIAKDGKMSGPNFELTGQLVKATTIPIIASGGIRHQQDIQRLASLNVHAAIVGKAAHQPAFWEGLK; translated from the coding sequence ATGATTGAATTATGGCCAGCGATTGATTTGATTGAGTCAACAAGTGTGAGGTTAACAGAAGGTAAATATGATAGTGAAGAAAAAATGTCGCGTTCGGCTGAAGAAAGTATTGCTTACTATAGTCAATTTGAATGTGTTAATCGTATTCATATCGTCGACTTGATAGGTGCTAAGGCACAGCATGCCCGAGAGTTTGATTATATTAAGTCGTTGAGAAGGTTAACAACGAAAGATATTGAAGTAGGTGGTGGCATTCGTACGAAAGCACAAATCATGGACTACTTTGCTGCAGGAATTAATTATTGCATCGTTGGAACGAAAGGTATTCAAGATACAGAATGGCTTATAGAGATGGCACATACATTTCCAGGTCGCATTTATTTATCTGTTGATGCTTATGGCGAGGATATTAAAGTGAACGGGTGGGAAGAGGACACAGAGTTGAATTTATTTAGTTTTGTGAAACAGTTATCGGATATACCTCTTGGAGGCATTATTTATACTGATATTGCTAAAGATGGCAAAATGTCGGGGCCTAACTTTGAATTAACTGGTCAATTAGTGAAGGCAACGACGATTCCTATCATCGCGTCTGGTGGTATTAGACATCAGCAAGATATTCAACGATTAGCGTCGCTAAATGTTCACGCTGCTATTGTAGGGAAGGCCGCGCACCAACCAGCTTTTTGGGAGGGGCTAAAATGA
- the hisH gene encoding imidazole glycerol phosphate synthase subunit HisH produces the protein MIVIIDYGLGNISNVKRAVEHLGYKVVVSNDQNIIEQAETIILPGVGHFKDAMSEIKRLNLDAILAKNTDKKMIGICLGMQLMYEHSDEGDVSGLGFIPGNISHIQTNYPVPHLGWNNLVSQHPMLNQDVYFVHSYQAPMSENVIAYAQYGVDIPAIVQFNNYIGIQFHPEKSGTYGLQILRQAIQGGFIND, from the coding sequence ATGATTGTCATCATTGATTATGGACTGGGTAATATTAGCAATGTAAAGCGTGCTGTTGAACATTTAGGATATAAGGTGGTTGTCTCCAATGACCAAAATATAATCGAACAAGCAGAAACAATCATATTACCGGGTGTCGGTCATTTCAAAGATGCGATGTCAGAGATAAAACGATTAAATCTCGATGCAATATTGGCTAAGAATACTGATAAGAAAATGATTGGTATTTGTCTAGGCATGCAGTTAATGTATGAGCATAGCGATGAAGGTGATGTATCCGGATTAGGATTTATTCCAGGAAATATCTCGCATATTCAGACAAACTACCCTGTGCCACACTTAGGCTGGAATAATTTAGTGAGTCAGCACCCTATGTTAAATCAAGATGTTTATTTCGTACATTCTTATCAAGCACCGATGTCAGAAAATGTCATTGCATATGCGCAATATGGAGTTGATATTCCAGCAATTGTTCAATTTAACAATTATATTGGTATTCAATTCCATCCTGAAAAAAGCGGTACATATGGGTTACAAATTTTGCGTCAGGCAATACAAGGGGGATTTATAAATGATTGA